From Paraburkholderia sabiae, a single genomic window includes:
- the rph gene encoding ribonuclease PH encodes MNDTTKRPSGRAADQLRDVRITRHYTKHAEGSVLVEFGDTKVICTASIAESVPPFLRDRGQGWLTAEYGMLPRATHTRSDREAARGKQTGRTQEIQRLIGRALRSVFDLERLGARTLHIDCDVIQADGGTRTASITGAFVAAHDAVAKLLATGRIETSPITDYVAAISVGVYDGVPVLDLDYDEDSQCDTDMNVVMTGDGGFVEIQGTAEGVPFSRDEMNKLLDLAQSGIATLIAMQKEALELKGE; translated from the coding sequence ATGAACGACACCACGAAACGCCCCAGCGGCCGCGCCGCCGATCAGCTGCGCGACGTGCGCATCACGCGCCATTACACGAAGCACGCGGAAGGCTCCGTGCTGGTCGAATTCGGCGACACCAAGGTGATCTGCACGGCGAGCATCGCCGAAAGCGTGCCGCCGTTCCTGCGCGATCGCGGCCAGGGATGGCTCACGGCCGAATACGGCATGCTGCCGCGCGCGACGCATACGCGCAGCGACCGCGAAGCCGCGCGCGGCAAGCAGACGGGCCGGACGCAGGAAATCCAGCGCCTGATCGGACGCGCGCTGCGTTCGGTGTTCGATCTCGAACGGCTCGGCGCGCGCACGCTGCACATCGACTGCGACGTGATCCAGGCCGACGGCGGCACGCGCACGGCGAGCATCACGGGCGCATTCGTCGCCGCGCACGACGCCGTTGCGAAGCTGCTCGCGACAGGCCGCATCGAAACCTCGCCGATCACCGACTACGTGGCAGCCATTTCGGTCGGCGTGTACGACGGCGTGCCCGTGCTCGATCTCGACTACGACGAAGACTCGCAGTGCGATACCGACATGAACGTCGTGATGACGGGCGACGGCGGCTTCGTCGAAATCCAGGGCACGGCGGAAGGCGTGCCGTTCTCGCGCGACGAGATGAACAAGCTGCTCGATCTCGCGCAAAGCGGCATCGCGACGCTGATCGCGATGCAGAAGGAAGCACTGGAGTTGAAGGGTGAGTGA
- the hemW gene encoding radical SAM family heme chaperone HemW, which produces MSSASTVGVNVVKAFSSPGSIRLTSLPPLALYVHFPWCVRKCPYCDFNSHVSKGGAFPEDDYLDALRSDLEQALPLVWGRQVHTVFIGGGTPSLMSAKGLDRLLSDVRALLPLDADAEITLEANPGTFEADKFAQFRASGVNRLSVGIQSFNETHLKALGRIHDSTQARHAVDVAANTFDNFNLDLMFALPKQTLAECQADIETALSYAPPHLSLYHLTLEPNTLFAKFPPPLPDDDSSADMQDWIHERTREAGYERYEVSAYAKPHRQSKHNLNYWRFGDYLGIGAGAHTKLSFPNRILRQMRYKHPATFIDEARSGNAVQEEHEVGARDLPFEFMLNALRLVEGFPVHRFIERTGLPMTSIEPALQEAERRGLITRDFEKIAPTPLGQAFLNDLQGLFLKDS; this is translated from the coding sequence GTGAGTTCTGCATCGACGGTCGGCGTCAACGTCGTCAAGGCGTTCTCATCGCCAGGCAGCATCCGGCTGACTTCGCTGCCGCCGCTCGCGCTTTATGTGCACTTTCCGTGGTGCGTGCGCAAGTGTCCGTATTGCGACTTCAACTCGCATGTATCGAAAGGCGGCGCGTTCCCCGAAGACGATTATCTCGACGCGTTGCGCAGCGATCTCGAACAGGCGCTGCCGCTTGTCTGGGGACGGCAGGTGCATACCGTGTTCATCGGCGGCGGCACGCCGAGCCTGATGTCGGCGAAAGGACTGGACCGGCTGCTGTCGGACGTGCGCGCGCTGCTGCCGCTCGATGCCGACGCCGAGATCACGCTCGAAGCGAATCCCGGCACGTTCGAAGCCGACAAGTTCGCGCAGTTTCGCGCGAGCGGCGTGAACCGGCTGTCGGTCGGCATCCAGAGTTTCAACGAAACGCATCTGAAGGCGCTGGGCCGCATTCACGATTCGACGCAAGCGCGCCATGCCGTCGACGTCGCTGCGAACACGTTCGACAACTTCAACCTCGATCTGATGTTCGCGCTGCCGAAGCAGACGCTGGCCGAATGTCAGGCGGATATCGAAACGGCGCTCTCGTACGCGCCGCCGCATCTGTCGCTGTATCACCTGACGCTGGAGCCGAACACGCTGTTCGCGAAGTTTCCGCCGCCGCTGCCCGACGACGATTCGTCCGCCGACATGCAGGACTGGATTCACGAACGCACGCGCGAAGCGGGCTACGAGCGCTATGAGGTGTCGGCGTATGCGAAGCCGCATCGGCAGAGCAAGCACAATCTGAACTACTGGCGCTTCGGCGACTATCTCGGCATCGGCGCGGGCGCGCATACGAAGCTGTCGTTTCCGAACCGCATCTTGCGGCAGATGCGCTACAAGCATCCCGCGACGTTCATTGACGAAGCGCGTTCGGGCAATGCCGTGCAGGAAGAGCATGAAGTCGGCGCGCGCGATCTGCCTTTCGAGTTCATGCTGAACGCGCTGCGGCTGGTGGAGGGGTTTCCTGTCCATCGGTTCATCGAACGTACGGGTTTGCCGATGACGTCGATCGAGCCGGCCTTGCAGGAAGCCGAGCGCCGCGGACTGATCACACGCGACTTCGAGAAGATCGCGCCGACGCCACTGGGCCAGGCATTCCTCAACGATCTCCAGGGGCTGTTTTTGAAGGATTCGTGA
- a CDS encoding AAA family ATPase, whose product MANGQPAEEPAAVLLQCAADVKPQPVTWLWPDWLPAGKLTILAGAAGTGKTTLAINLAAVVSRGGAWPDGSTCTHPGQVLMWSSEDDVGDTLVPRLMAAGADLAKIHFVRNVARTDGELVPFDPARDMPLLNARMAGMGDVRLLIVDPVMSAVGGDAHRANDVRRDLQPLVDLATRHGVAVIGISHFAKGSGGKTPVERVIGSQAFGALARMVLVTVKEEGAERRILARAKSNIAPDDGGFTYALERVEVAPGIRTNAVVWGERIEGSAREILGEVEQDDDERRSLRDEAREFLAGLLANGPVDARSIRKDADGAGYSWSTMFRAAHELGVEKEKAGMKGGWRWALPKISGGEDFTKISGLCGVKSSGGREIFGSGAGLRSAPLGGFAEDFSNTELESSGKKEPPDDDDRVKDSV is encoded by the coding sequence ATGGCCAACGGTCAACCGGCAGAGGAACCCGCCGCCGTCCTGCTTCAGTGTGCGGCGGACGTGAAGCCGCAGCCCGTTACCTGGCTGTGGCCGGACTGGCTCCCGGCGGGCAAGCTGACGATCCTGGCGGGCGCGGCGGGAACCGGCAAAACCACGCTCGCAATCAATCTCGCCGCTGTCGTGTCGCGCGGCGGCGCGTGGCCGGACGGAAGCACCTGCACACACCCCGGCCAGGTGTTGATGTGGAGTAGCGAAGATGATGTCGGCGATACGCTGGTGCCGCGCCTGATGGCGGCGGGGGCGGACCTGGCGAAAATCCACTTCGTGCGCAACGTGGCGAGAACAGACGGCGAGCTGGTGCCGTTCGATCCGGCTCGCGACATGCCGCTGCTGAACGCGCGCATGGCCGGTATGGGCGACGTGCGCCTGCTGATCGTCGATCCGGTGATGAGCGCCGTGGGCGGCGACGCGCACCGCGCCAACGATGTGCGCCGCGATCTGCAACCGCTGGTTGACCTGGCCACGCGTCACGGCGTAGCCGTGATCGGCATTTCTCACTTCGCCAAGGGATCGGGCGGCAAGACGCCGGTGGAGCGCGTGATCGGCTCCCAGGCGTTCGGCGCGCTCGCCCGCATGGTGCTGGTCACGGTGAAAGAGGAAGGCGCGGAGCGCCGCATTCTGGCCCGCGCGAAGTCCAACATCGCGCCGGACGACGGCGGCTTTACCTATGCGCTGGAGCGCGTCGAGGTCGCGCCGGGCATCCGCACAAACGCCGTGGTGTGGGGCGAACGCATCGAGGGCAGCGCGCGCGAAATCCTGGGCGAAGTGGAGCAGGACGACGACGAACGCCGGAGCCTGCGCGACGAGGCGCGAGAGTTTCTGGCCGGACTGCTGGCGAACGGCCCGGTCGATGCGCGCTCTATCAGGAAAGATGCGGACGGGGCTGGCTATAGCTGGTCGACGATGTTTCGCGCCGCGCACGAGCTTGGCGTCGAAAAGGAAAAGGCTGGCATGAAAGGCGGCTGGCGCTGGGCGTTGCCGAAGATTTCAGGCGGCGAAGATTTCACGAAGATTTCTGGACTCTGTGGTGTGAAATCTTCGGGAGGTCGTGAAATCTTCGGTAGCGGCGCGGGTTTGCGGTCTGCCCCTTTGGGCGGTTTTGCCGAAGATTTCAGCAATACGGAGTTGGAATCTTCGGGAAAAAAAGAGCCGCCGGACGACGATGACCGCGTGAAGGATTCGGTATGA
- a CDS encoding helix-turn-helix transcriptional regulator, protein MADRTIPILIPRSRVSEITGLQRSALYDRIARGDFPKPVTIGSASVRWIEAEVIGWVQQQIDASRAQSGGR, encoded by the coding sequence ATGGCTGATCGAACCATCCCCATTCTGATTCCCCGTTCTCGCGTCTCGGAGATAACCGGACTTCAGCGCAGCGCCCTTTATGACCGTATTGCGCGCGGCGACTTCCCGAAGCCCGTCACGATCGGCAGCGCGTCCGTGCGCTGGATCGAGGCTGAAGTTATTGGCTGGGTGCAGCAGCAGATCGACGCCAGCCGCGCTCAGTCCGGTGGCAGGTAA
- the rdgB gene encoding RdgB/HAM1 family non-canonical purine NTP pyrophosphatase: MSDRVNDRQDNALRKIVLASNNAGKLREFAALFGTAGIELIPQGALNVPEAEEPHPTFVENALTKARHASKLTGLPAIADDSGLCVRALRGAPGVYSARYAQLAGGEKSDAANNARLVEQLKDTSDRRAYYFCVLALVRHADDPEPLIAEGRWHGEILDAPRGANGFGYDPYFFLPALNATAAELEPAVKNATSHRALALQQLFGRLKEEA, translated from the coding sequence GTGAGTGACAGGGTCAATGATCGCCAGGACAATGCGCTGCGCAAGATCGTGCTGGCGTCGAACAACGCGGGCAAGCTGCGCGAATTCGCGGCGCTGTTCGGCACGGCGGGCATCGAGCTGATTCCGCAAGGCGCGCTCAACGTGCCGGAAGCGGAAGAGCCGCATCCGACGTTCGTCGAGAACGCGCTGACGAAGGCGCGTCATGCGTCGAAACTGACGGGCCTTCCCGCGATCGCCGACGATTCCGGCCTGTGCGTGCGCGCATTGCGCGGCGCGCCGGGCGTCTATTCGGCGCGTTACGCGCAGCTTGCGGGTGGCGAGAAAAGCGATGCCGCGAACAACGCGCGACTCGTCGAACAACTGAAAGACACGAGCGACCGGCGCGCGTATTACTTCTGCGTGCTCGCGCTGGTGCGCCATGCCGACGACCCGGAGCCGCTGATCGCCGAAGGCCGCTGGCACGGCGAGATTCTCGATGCGCCGCGCGGCGCGAACGGCTTCGGCTACGATCCGTACTTCTTCCTGCCCGCGCTGAACGCCACGGCTGCCGAACTCGAACCGGCCGTGAAGAATGCGACCAGTCATCGCGCGCTTGCTCTGCAGCAACTGTTCGGCCGGTTGAAGGAGGAAGCGTGA